The Halomonas sp. THAF5a genome segment CCCCGGTTCGCGAGCATCACGCGACAGTTCCCAGAAACCGCGTACCTCGTTGTAGAACGGCAGGCCCAGGCGCTTTGCCGCGAGCCACGCGGGTAACCCGACGGTGTAGTTGCTGGCGGCGAGCACGATCGCCGGTCGATAGACCCGGAACAGCTCCACGAAGCGCGCCACGCTGGCCTCCAGGTGGGCCCTCTCGTCGGAGGGAGCCGTGCCCTGCGGCCAGGCACTATGGAGGTAGCGCACGCCTTTCACGACGGTTTCCGGCGCCACGTTCGCGCCCCCGCCGTTCAGCTCCCATGGCCGCCCTGGTCGCACGAAACAGAGCGTCTCGAATCCATGCTGGTTCAGCGCCTGGGCAATGCCCTGGGTGCGTGTCGCATAGCCATTGCTGGCGTAGCTCTGGCCATGGCTGACCATATAGGCCACTCGGCCAGGGATGGGAGAGATCAGCGGCGTGGCAGGCTGGTCGGCAAGCCGAGTGGCAAGGTGGAGAAGATCGTCCATGGGTTATCGATCCGTGTCTTTCATGAGGGTGAAGGCCGTGAGTGCCTTGAACGCGAGAGGCGCCTGATCGGGCGCCTCTCGCGGTGACTCTCGATGCTGGGAAGGGCTCAGCCGAGCAGGCCGACTGCATCGACGACGGCCGGCTTGGCCCGCACCGCGTCGCTCTTCTGCACGAAGGGCTTGTGCTTGACCAGCACGCAGATCACGTCGGCCTGGCCCAGGGCTTCATCCAGGCTGACGAGAGACACGTTGTCGGCGTTCAGGCGCTCGGGCAGGCTCTCGATATTGGGCTCGACCACCTGGACCCGGCAGCCCAGCTCGACGATCTTCTCGGTCACGCCGAGCGCGGGACTCTCGCGCAGATCGTCGATGTCAGGCTTGAAGGCCACACCGAGGCAGGCAACGGTGAGATCGCTGCGCCTCGCGCCGGGATGGGTGCGATGCAGCCCCTCGAGCGCCTCGTTGACCCGCGACAGCACCCAGTCGGGCTTGGCGTCGTTTACCTCACGGGCGGTGCGGATCAGCCGGGCCTGCTCCGGGCACGCATCGACGATGAACCAGGGGTCCACGGCAATGCAGTGTCCGCCCACGCCGGCCCCCGGCGAGAGAATATTGACGCGCGGATGGCGGTTGGCCAGCGCGATCAATTCCCAGACGTTGATCTCCAGCTCGTGGGCGATGGTCGAGAGCTCGTTGGCGAAGGCGATGTTCACGTCGCGGAAGCTGTTCTCGGTGAGCTTGGCCATCTCGGCGGTACGCGCGGTGGTCGGTACGCACTCCCCCTCCACCACGATGCCGTAGAGCGCGCAGGCGGCCTCGGCACACTTCGGCGTCATCCCGCCGATCACCCGGTCGTTCTCCACCAGCTCGCGGACCACGTGACCCGGCAGGACCCGCTCGGGGCAGTGCGCAATGCGAATGTCGGAGGCCTCGCCGTGGGTCTGGGGGAAGGTCAGGTCCGGGCGGGCCGCGGCCAGCCACTCCGCCATCTGCTCGGTGGCGCCGACCGGGCTGGTCGACTCCAGCACCACCAGGTTGCCGGGCACCAGCACCTTGGCCAGCGCCTCGCTGGCGGCCTTGATGAAACGCAGGTCGGCCTTGTGGTTCTGGCCGTTGTCATCGGTATGGAAGGGGGTGGGCACCGCCACCATGAAGGCATCGGCCGGCTCCGGCGCGGTGGTCGCCCGCAGGTAGCCCTCGTGCACGGCGGCGTGTACCACCATGTCGAGCTCCGGCTCGATGATGTGGATCTCGCCGCGGTTGATGGTATCAACGGCGTGCTGGTCGATATCCACGCCGATCACCTTCTTCCGCCGGGAGGCGAAGACGGCGGCGGTGGGCAGGCCGATATAGCCAAGACCAATCATCGAGATCGTGTTGAATTCCATGAATCAGCATCCTTG includes the following:
- the wecC gene encoding UDP-N-acetyl-D-mannosamine dehydrogenase; this encodes MEFNTISMIGLGYIGLPTAAVFASRRKKVIGVDIDQHAVDTINRGEIHIIEPELDMVVHAAVHEGYLRATTAPEPADAFMVAVPTPFHTDDNGQNHKADLRFIKAASEALAKVLVPGNLVVLESTSPVGATEQMAEWLAAARPDLTFPQTHGEASDIRIAHCPERVLPGHVVRELVENDRVIGGMTPKCAEAACALYGIVVEGECVPTTARTAEMAKLTENSFRDVNIAFANELSTIAHELEINVWELIALANRHPRVNILSPGAGVGGHCIAVDPWFIVDACPEQARLIRTAREVNDAKPDWVLSRVNEALEGLHRTHPGARRSDLTVACLGVAFKPDIDDLRESPALGVTEKIVELGCRVQVVEPNIESLPERLNADNVSLVSLDEALGQADVICVLVKHKPFVQKSDAVRAKPAVVDAVGLLG